TCCACTTAAGAAATCGCCCCTGTTCTTTCTGACATGTCCTAGGCCGAATTCATCGATCAAGGATTCCACTTTGAGCTCCTGCTCCTTCTTGCTCAACTTGGTCATTTCCAAGATGGCCTTCAGATTATCTTCCACAGTGAGCTTTCTGAATACCGAGGCTTCTTGCGGTAGATAACCCACCCCTAATTGCGCTCTTCGGTACATGGGCTCTTCGGT
This genomic window from Flavobacteriales bacterium contains:
- a CDS encoding ATP-binding cassette domain-containing protein gives rise to the protein MILRAEDIVKKYGKRTVVKGVSVEVSQGEIVGLLGPNGAGKTTSFYMIVGLVTPLNGRIFLDERDITEEPMYRRAQLGVGYLPQEASVFRKLTVEDNLKAILEMTKLSKKEQELKVESLIDEFGLGHVRKNRGDFLSG